One Pasteurella dagmatis DNA segment encodes these proteins:
- a CDS encoding rhodanese family protein, protein MSITIISAQDAQQRVLAGAVLVDIRQPDEHRREHIEGAKSIPLEELNKGPRKELKEQKVIIFHCKSGMRTKNAQDILAKYVDFGAEVYVVEKGIDGWKAANLPVVFDKKQPLEMMRQVQIAAGSLVLLGSILGLLASPYFFAIPLFVGAGLIFAGVTGFCGMARLLALMPWNR, encoded by the coding sequence ATGTCAATTACTATTATTTCAGCACAGGATGCACAGCAAAGGGTGCTTGCAGGCGCAGTTTTAGTGGATATTCGTCAACCAGATGAACACCGCCGTGAACATATTGAAGGTGCAAAATCTATTCCTCTTGAGGAGTTAAATAAAGGTCCACGTAAGGAATTAAAAGAACAGAAAGTCATTATTTTCCACTGTAAATCAGGAATGCGAACTAAAAATGCACAAGATATTTTGGCAAAATATGTGGATTTTGGTGCGGAAGTATATGTAGTCGAAAAAGGCATTGATGGCTGGAAAGCAGCAAATTTACCGGTCGTATTTGATAAAAAACAACCTTTAGAAATGATGCGCCAAGTGCAAATCGCTGCTGGCTCATTAGTGCTGTTAGGCTCAATTTTAGGTTTGCTTGCTTCACCATATTTTTTTGCAATTCCATTATTCGTTGGTGCTGGTTTAATTTTTGCGGGAGTGACGGGTTTCTGCGGAATGGCAAGGTTATTAGCTTTAATGCCTTGGAATAGATAA
- a CDS encoding tRNA1(Val) (adenine(37)-N6)-methyltransferase, with product MSAKQNGFTFKQFHIHHDRCAMKVGTDGILLGAWADISQAKRILDLGTGTGLIALMLAQRSAEDCQISAVELDQAALLQAQENIQQSKWANKIHLYSQNIADFCTNTVDKFDLIVANPPYFPQGIDCSSKQRNLARYTENLTHLDWLDLASQCVSAQGKISFVLPFEAGEILLKHTALPCVERCEVITKIGKDPQRLLLTFALQTAPLKQSQLIIYDENNQYHSDFVALTRDFYLKF from the coding sequence ATGTCAGCAAAACAAAATGGTTTCACCTTCAAACAATTTCATATTCATCACGATCGTTGTGCAATGAAAGTTGGCACTGACGGGATTTTATTGGGCGCTTGGGCTGACATTAGCCAAGCTAAACGCATTTTAGATTTAGGCACTGGCACAGGCTTAATTGCCTTAATGCTAGCACAACGCAGTGCGGAGGATTGCCAAATTAGTGCAGTGGAATTAGATCAAGCGGCTCTTTTACAAGCGCAAGAGAATATTCAACAATCTAAATGGGCGAACAAAATTCACTTATATTCACAAAACATTGCGGATTTTTGTACAAATACTGTGGATAAATTCGACTTAATTGTGGCTAATCCACCTTATTTTCCACAAGGCATTGATTGTAGCAGTAAGCAACGTAATTTAGCACGTTATACAGAAAATCTCACGCATTTAGATTGGCTAGATTTGGCATCTCAATGTGTATCAGCACAAGGCAAAATCAGTTTTGTATTACCTTTTGAAGCGGGCGAAATATTATTAAAACACACTGCACTTCCTTGCGTTGAACGTTGTGAAGTGATAACAAAAATCGGCAAAGATCCACAACGTTTACTGCTGACGTTTGCCTTGCAAACAGCGCCATTAAAGCAAAGCCAGTTAATTATTTACGATGAAAATAACCAATACCATTCGGATTTTGTGGCACTCACACGAGATTTTTATCTGAAGTTTTAA
- the srmB gene encoding ATP-dependent RNA helicase SrmB: protein MTSATFDDFDLDPALLKALAKKGYTRPTAIQQETIPAAMEERDVLGSAPTGTGKTAAFLLPAIQHLLDYPRRKPGAPRVLVLTPTRELAMQVAEQAEELSAFTNLSIATITGGVAYQNHGEVFNKNQDIVVATPGRLLQYIKEENFDCRSVEILIFDEADRMLQMGFGQDAEKIAAETRWRKQTLLFSATLEGELLVDFAGRLLTDPVEIDAEPSRRERKKIQQWFYHADSNEHKIKLLARFIEEEKVSRGIVFVRRREYVRELSETLRKRGIRSTYLEGEMAQTQRNNAIDKLKNGVVTVLVATDVAARGIDIEDVSHVMNFDLPYSADTYLHRIGRTARAGKKGVAVSFVEAHDYKLLGKIKRYTEELLKARVIEGLEPRTKAPKDGEVKTVTKKQKARIKAKRDEKQKQEQKKKTKLRHKDTKNIGKRRKPSSATNSAE, encoded by the coding sequence ATGACATCAGCAACTTTTGACGATTTTGATCTCGACCCTGCCTTACTAAAAGCTTTGGCAAAAAAGGGCTACACACGCCCAACTGCAATTCAGCAAGAAACTATCCCAGCTGCAATGGAAGAGCGTGATGTGTTAGGTTCAGCACCAACAGGCACAGGGAAAACCGCCGCATTTTTATTACCGGCAATTCAACATTTATTAGATTATCCACGCCGTAAACCGGGCGCACCTCGTGTGCTTGTATTGACTCCAACTCGTGAATTGGCAATGCAAGTGGCAGAGCAAGCAGAAGAGCTTTCTGCATTCACAAATTTAAGCATTGCGACAATTACCGGTGGTGTGGCATATCAAAACCACGGTGAAGTGTTTAATAAAAACCAAGACATCGTAGTGGCAACGCCAGGGCGTTTATTGCAATACATTAAAGAAGAAAACTTTGATTGTCGTTCTGTTGAGATTTTGATCTTCGATGAAGCGGATCGTATGTTACAAATGGGCTTTGGGCAAGATGCTGAAAAAATCGCTGCGGAAACCCGTTGGCGTAAACAAACTTTATTGTTCTCAGCAACCTTAGAAGGTGAGTTGCTGGTGGATTTCGCAGGGCGTTTATTAACAGATCCTGTGGAAATCGATGCTGAACCAAGCCGTCGTGAGCGTAAAAAAATCCAACAATGGTTCTATCACGCTGATAGCAATGAGCATAAAATCAAATTGCTCGCCCGTTTTATTGAAGAAGAAAAAGTGAGTCGCGGTATTGTTTTCGTGCGTCGTCGTGAATATGTGCGTGAGTTGTCAGAAACTTTGCGTAAACGTGGTATTCGTTCTACTTATTTAGAAGGCGAAATGGCACAAACTCAACGTAATAATGCGATCGATAAACTGAAAAATGGTGTAGTGACAGTTTTGGTTGCAACGGATGTTGCCGCGCGTGGTATTGATATTGAAGATGTCAGCCACGTAATGAACTTTGATTTACCATATAGCGCAGACACTTATTTACACCGTATTGGGCGTACTGCGCGTGCAGGTAAAAAAGGCGTTGCGGTGTCTTTTGTCGAAGCACACGACTATAAATTACTCGGCAAAATTAAACGTTATACCGAAGAATTATTGAAAGCGCGCGTAATTGAAGGCTTAGAGCCACGCACTAAAGCCCCGAAAGATGGCGAAGTGAAGACGGTCACTAAAAAGCAAAAAGCACGTATTAAAGCGAAGCGTGATGAGAAGCAAAAACAAGAGCAGAAAAAGAAAACAAAACTGCGCCATAAAGACACTAAAAATATTGGAAAACGCCGTAAACCAAGTTCAGCAACGAACAGTGCAGAATAA
- the rfaC gene encoding lipopolysaccharide heptosyltransferase RfaC, whose protein sequence is MKICLVKTSSMGDILHTLPALTDAQNAIPHLQVDWVVEENFAEIPHWHSAVNQVIPIALRRWRKSPFAADIRNQWKNYRTLLQADQYDAVIDAQGLFKSAFFATRLAQGTKHGYDRHSIREPIASFFYDRKYAISYQQHAVERIRQLFARSLNYTLPQTQGDYGIARHFPTQANETPYVIFFHGTTRQDKFLPDEQWRKLAEKLTALGLEIRLPWSNASERQRAEMIAQDLALVKILPKSNLSALAQQIVNAKAVVSVDTGLAHLTAALDKTNITLYGATDPKLIGAYGKNQHYLVAESMDKIQANEILQKLTALL, encoded by the coding sequence ATGAAAATTTGTTTGGTAAAAACCTCATCGATGGGCGATATTTTACACACACTTCCTGCCCTGACCGATGCACAAAATGCGATCCCCCATTTACAAGTAGATTGGGTGGTTGAGGAAAATTTTGCTGAAATTCCACATTGGCACAGTGCAGTCAATCAAGTTATTCCGATTGCGTTACGTCGCTGGAGAAAATCCCCTTTTGCAGCTGACATTCGAAATCAATGGAAAAACTACCGCACTTTATTGCAAGCCGATCAATATGATGCAGTGATTGATGCACAAGGGTTATTCAAAAGTGCGTTTTTTGCCACCCGTTTAGCACAAGGCACAAAACACGGCTACGATCGCCATTCCATTCGTGAGCCAATCGCCTCATTTTTCTATGACAGAAAATATGCGATTAGTTACCAACAACACGCCGTAGAACGTATTCGCCAGCTATTTGCGCGAAGTCTTAATTATACGTTACCACAAACACAAGGCGATTATGGCATTGCGCGCCATTTTCCAACCCAAGCAAACGAAACGCCTTATGTGATATTTTTCCACGGCACAACACGCCAAGATAAATTCTTGCCAGACGAACAATGGCGAAAATTAGCAGAAAAATTGACCGCACTTGGTTTGGAAATTCGCTTACCTTGGTCCAATGCATCAGAAAGACAGCGTGCAGAAATGATCGCTCAAGATCTGGCGTTGGTAAAAATTCTGCCAAAATCGAACCTCTCTGCACTCGCACAACAGATTGTCAATGCCAAAGCAGTGGTGTCCGTTGATACAGGTTTGGCGCATTTAACCGCGGCTTTAGATAAAACCAATATCACCTTATATGGTGCAACTGATCCAAAATTAATCGGCGCTTACGGTAAAAACCAACATTATTTAGTAGCTGAAAGTATGGACAAAATTCAAGCCAATGAAATTCTGCAAAAACTCACCGCACTTTTATAA
- the waaF gene encoding lipopolysaccharide heptosyltransferase II, whose protein sequence is MKILIIGPSWVGDMMMSHSLYQVLKQQYPACEIDVMAPNWCKPLLARMPEVRNAITMPIGHGAFALGERYRLGKALRNQYDMAIVLPNSLKSAFIPFFAKIPLRRGWKGESRYIFLNDIRNNKKDYPMMVQRYIALGFEKGAVPKAADLPRPVPYLTINSEEQAETLKKFEKQTALTEHRPSIGFCPGAEFGPAKRWPHYHYAKLAEMLIQQGYAIRLFGSAKDNEVSEDIRQALPQNLRHYCINLAGQTSLNEAVDLIANCVAVVSNDSGLMHIAAAVKRPLVALYGPTSPTYTPPLSDKAIIIRLIEGGLIKVRKGKDSAEGYHQSLIDIQPERVLEKLTGLLAR, encoded by the coding sequence ATGAAGATTTTAATTATTGGTCCTTCTTGGGTTGGCGATATGATGATGTCGCACAGTTTATATCAAGTGTTAAAACAACAATATCCTGCTTGTGAGATTGATGTTATGGCACCAAATTGGTGTAAGCCACTCCTCGCCCGTATGCCTGAAGTGCGTAATGCAATTACAATGCCAATCGGACACGGTGCATTTGCACTCGGTGAACGTTATCGCTTAGGCAAAGCCTTGCGTAATCAATATGATATGGCGATTGTGTTACCAAACTCGTTAAAATCTGCTTTCATTCCTTTTTTTGCCAAAATTCCACTCCGTCGTGGTTGGAAAGGCGAAAGCCGTTATATTTTCTTAAATGATATCCGCAACAACAAAAAAGATTATCCAATGATGGTGCAACGCTATATTGCGTTAGGCTTTGAAAAAGGTGCAGTGCCAAAAGCGGCAGATTTACCACGCCCAGTGCCCTATCTGACGATCAATTCTGAAGAACAAGCGGAAACTCTAAAAAAATTCGAAAAACAGACCGCACTTACAGAACATCGCCCGAGCATTGGTTTTTGTCCAGGTGCCGAATTTGGACCGGCAAAACGTTGGCCACATTATCATTATGCGAAACTGGCAGAAATGTTAATTCAACAAGGCTATGCAATTCGCTTATTTGGTTCTGCGAAAGATAATGAAGTAAGTGAAGATATTCGCCAAGCTTTACCACAAAATTTGCGACATTATTGTATTAATTTAGCGGGACAGACCTCATTGAATGAAGCAGTCGATTTAATTGCAAACTGTGTGGCTGTTGTGAGCAACGACAGTGGTTTAATGCATATTGCAGCTGCTGTAAAACGCCCATTAGTCGCCCTTTATGGCCCAACTAGCCCAACTTATACGCCACCGTTATCTGATAAAGCGATCATCATTCGCTTGATTGAAGGTGGATTAATCAAAGTCCGTAAAGGTAAAGACAGCGCTGAAGGTTATCATCAAAGTCTAATTGATATTCAGCCAGAAAGGGTATTGGAAAAACTCACGGGATTACTTGCACGCTAA
- a CDS encoding copper chaperone PCu(A)C produces MQQLAKMCFILTALLPVTLFAKINVTQALIFNAKVGEPTAIFMNIYNEGEEDVSLATVQSDIGAHLTLHGTQNGRMVELSDINVPAHKMTSLKRGGLHIMVFDVEQDLKAGNTFPLRLLFDNGEVIKVDAKIIQYQ; encoded by the coding sequence ATGCAGCAATTAGCTAAAATGTGCTTTATTTTGACCGCACTTTTGCCTGTTACCCTTTTTGCTAAAATTAATGTCACACAAGCCCTGATTTTTAATGCTAAAGTGGGAGAACCGACCGCCATCTTTATGAATATTTATAATGAAGGTGAGGAAGATGTTAGTTTAGCAACGGTACAAAGTGACATTGGTGCTCATTTAACATTGCACGGCACACAAAATGGTAGAATGGTTGAATTGAGTGACATTAACGTTCCAGCCCATAAAATGACATCACTCAAACGTGGCGGGTTGCATATTATGGTATTTGATGTTGAACAAGATCTCAAAGCGGGTAACACATTTCCACTACGTTTACTGTTTGATAATGGCGAAGTCATTAAAGTTGATGCAAAAATTATTCAATACCAATAA
- a CDS encoding sucrose-specific PTS transporter subunit IIBC, with protein sequence MNFQQIAQQVIEKLGGKDNISAAAHCATRLRIVVKDETLIDKEGIENIEGIKGQFSVAGQYQIIFGSGTVNKVYAELSKILSIGDMTTSEVASAGNEKQGLLQRLVKGLADIFVPIIPAIVAGGLLMGIHSMLTAKGFFIEGKNVVDLHPAIADLVDFINTVANAPFVFLPVLLGFSATRKFGGNPFLGAALGMLLVHPALSDGWNYALTLAKGNIQYWNIFGLEIERVGYQGTVIPVLVASWVLATLEKNLRKIVPSFLDNLITPLFALFVTGLLAFTVIGPLGREAGSLISTGLTWLYDTLGFVGGAIFGTLYAPIVITGMHQTFIAVETQLLAEVARTGGTFIFPIAAMSNIAQGAACLGAAYVMKDAKVRGIAVPSGISALLGITEPAMFGVNLRYRYPFISAMIGAGISSAFIALFNVKAIALGAAGLPGIPSIKPDSLAMYCVGMLISASIAFTLSVILGKRTQLKVE encoded by the coding sequence ATGAACTTCCAGCAAATCGCACAACAGGTGATTGAAAAACTCGGTGGTAAAGACAATATCTCTGCAGCTGCACATTGTGCAACACGTTTGAGAATCGTTGTAAAAGATGAAACGCTCATTGATAAAGAAGGCATCGAAAATATCGAGGGTATTAAAGGGCAATTTTCAGTCGCGGGGCAATATCAAATTATTTTCGGTTCTGGCACAGTCAACAAAGTTTATGCTGAATTAAGCAAGATTTTAAGTATTGGTGATATGACTACCTCTGAAGTAGCAAGTGCAGGTAACGAAAAACAAGGTTTACTGCAACGCTTAGTCAAGGGGTTAGCTGATATCTTCGTACCAATTATCCCTGCAATTGTTGCTGGCGGTTTATTAATGGGTATTCACAGTATGTTGACAGCAAAAGGTTTCTTCATTGAAGGCAAAAATGTTGTCGATCTGCACCCTGCCATTGCGGATTTAGTGGATTTTATAAATACTGTTGCTAATGCACCTTTTGTCTTTTTACCTGTTTTACTTGGTTTTTCAGCCACTCGAAAATTTGGAGGAAATCCCTTCTTAGGGGCTGCGCTTGGCATGTTATTAGTCCACCCCGCACTTTCTGATGGTTGGAACTATGCGCTCACGCTAGCTAAAGGCAATATTCAATATTGGAATATTTTTGGTTTAGAGATTGAGCGTGTTGGCTATCAAGGCACGGTTATTCCTGTTTTAGTTGCCTCTTGGGTATTAGCCACTTTAGAGAAAAACTTACGTAAAATCGTTCCTTCATTCTTGGATAACCTCATTACGCCACTTTTCGCCTTATTCGTTACAGGATTGCTTGCCTTTACTGTCATCGGACCATTAGGACGTGAAGCTGGTTCATTAATTAGCACAGGGTTAACGTGGTTGTATGACACTCTTGGTTTCGTAGGCGGTGCAATTTTCGGTACTCTTTACGCCCCAATCGTGATCACAGGTATGCACCAAACTTTCATTGCGGTAGAAACGCAATTGCTTGCTGAAGTCGCTCGCACTGGCGGTACATTTATTTTCCCAATCGCAGCAATGTCAAATATTGCGCAAGGTGCTGCTTGTTTAGGTGCAGCTTATGTGATGAAAGATGCCAAAGTCAGAGGTATCGCAGTGCCTTCTGGTATCTCTGCCTTGTTAGGTATTACTGAGCCTGCAATGTTTGGTGTTAACTTACGTTATCGTTACCCATTTATTTCTGCAATGATCGGCGCGGGTATTTCTAGTGCATTCATCGCCTTATTCAATGTGAAAGCCATTGCACTTGGCGCTGCTGGTTTGCCAGGTATCCCATCAATTAAGCCTGACAGCTTAGCGATGTATTGCGTGGGAATGTTGATTTCCGCCTCTATCGCCTTTACACTCAGCGTTATCTTAGGTAAAAGAACGCAACTCAAAGTAGAATAA
- a CDS encoding LacI family DNA-binding transcriptional regulator has translation MTITNKKRVTLNDIAKLCGLSTTTVSMILNNRGEEFKIKAETCQRVKAIAEEQGYRANVYAKSLKMQRSNVIGLVIPDLTNYGFAYTAKILEKQCRENSLQLIIACSDDNPQQEKLAIERLLDRQIDFLITSPTHQDPTYYKKISQQIPILQLDRYVPNLALNYVISNDREKIATLIPHLASKYQLTEFIYFGGQRTLSPSESRLAGFLQGLEQANIAIQNDWILHRTYQPESGYQMLAETEAKLGRLPQAIFTASYTLLEGVLRYLTEHQKMDLLLNRQLHLATFDDHDILNALPFHIHSIKQNHHQIAQHIFSHIKRYFEGKKSHNEKIECDIIYRH, from the coding sequence ATGACTATAACAAATAAAAAACGCGTTACCCTCAACGATATTGCGAAACTTTGTGGCTTGTCCACCACCACCGTCAGTATGATTTTGAATAATCGAGGTGAAGAATTTAAAATTAAAGCGGAAACGTGCCAACGGGTCAAAGCCATTGCGGAAGAACAAGGTTATCGTGCCAATGTCTATGCAAAATCGCTTAAAATGCAACGTTCTAACGTGATCGGTTTGGTTATTCCAGATCTGACCAACTATGGCTTTGCCTATACTGCTAAGATCTTGGAAAAGCAATGTCGTGAAAATAGTCTACAACTCATTATTGCTTGTTCGGATGACAATCCACAGCAAGAAAAATTAGCGATTGAGCGTCTATTAGATCGTCAAATTGATTTTTTAATTACGTCACCGACACATCAAGATCCCACTTATTATAAAAAAATTAGCCAACAAATCCCGATTCTACAATTGGATCGCTATGTGCCGAACTTAGCACTGAATTATGTGATCAGTAATGATCGTGAAAAAATTGCGACCTTAATTCCTCATCTTGCGAGTAAATATCAATTAACAGAATTTATATACTTTGGTGGACAGCGTACGCTTTCGCCGAGTGAATCTCGCTTAGCTGGCTTTTTACAGGGGCTTGAACAAGCGAATATTGCGATTCAAAACGATTGGATTTTACACCGGACTTATCAGCCAGAGTCTGGCTATCAAATGTTAGCAGAAACCGAAGCAAAATTAGGGCGTTTACCTCAAGCCATTTTCACAGCATCCTACACCTTATTAGAAGGTGTATTACGCTATTTAACTGAACATCAAAAAATGGATTTATTGCTTAATCGTCAGCTGCATTTAGCGACCTTTGATGATCACGATATTTTAAATGCGCTCCCCTTCCACATACATTCGATTAAGCAAAACCACCACCAAATTGCGCAACATATTTTTTCACATATTAAGCGCTATTTTGAGGGTAAAAAAAGCCATAATGAAAAAATCGAATGTGACATTATCTATCGTCATTAA
- a CDS encoding glycoside hydrolase family 32 protein, translating into MHIFNQGKYKSLHAQQAGELEHIRQQVLRDTEFRPTYHLAPETGLLNDPNGLVFDGEKYHIFYQWFPYGAMHGMKHWKHLITRDFQHFQEAAPLIPDELFESHGCYSGGALLWQDHIVAFYTGNTRNAENQRIPHQNIAIFTKDGKLLEKRCLLNQAPAGYTEHVRDPKPFVTKEGKIRFVLGAQRENLSGTALIYEMTDLNSTPQLLGELNLSDFDNGHVFMWECPDLLQVQNQDLFIWSPQGKIRESYAFQNNYHATYALGKYQDLHFLAQHVEELDYGFDFYAPQSIQGAEGIYYAWVGLPDLTYPTDEYQWHSMLSLPRQFSIKQGKLYQRPIAQVYAQCLPAKQYQIEGKQQIAHLDQSYLQFNAENQPFTLCFFANEAGQLLILHYQAGILTLDRTHTKQTALMQQFGEQRHCVLGELNKVEIFFDRSIVEIFLNDGEKVMTSRFFIPERENALDSSRPLCVSVAELKPIIFTG; encoded by the coding sequence ATGCATATTTTTAATCAAGGTAAATACAAAAGTTTGCACGCACAGCAAGCCGGTGAACTTGAACACATTCGCCAGCAAGTGTTAAGAGATACAGAATTTCGCCCAACTTACCACCTTGCGCCAGAAACGGGTTTATTAAACGATCCCAATGGATTAGTGTTTGACGGTGAAAAATACCATATTTTTTATCAATGGTTCCCTTATGGTGCAATGCACGGAATGAAGCATTGGAAGCATTTGATCACCCGTGATTTTCAGCATTTCCAAGAAGCAGCTCCCTTAATTCCAGACGAATTATTTGAATCTCACGGTTGTTATTCTGGTGGTGCGCTTTTATGGCAAGATCACATCGTGGCGTTCTATACAGGCAATACTCGCAATGCAGAAAACCAACGGATTCCGCACCAAAATATCGCCATTTTCACGAAAGACGGCAAACTGTTAGAGAAGCGTTGCTTGTTAAACCAAGCCCCAGCAGGTTATACCGAGCACGTACGTGATCCAAAACCCTTTGTTACGAAAGAAGGGAAAATCCGTTTTGTGCTTGGAGCCCAACGTGAAAATCTTTCTGGCACCGCATTAATCTATGAAATGACCGATCTTAACTCTACGCCACAACTGTTGGGTGAGCTCAACCTCTCTGATTTTGATAATGGCCACGTATTTATGTGGGAATGCCCTGATTTATTGCAAGTTCAAAATCAAGATCTGTTTATTTGGTCACCTCAAGGCAAAATTCGTGAAAGCTACGCCTTCCAAAATAACTATCACGCCACTTATGCATTAGGCAAATATCAAGATTTACACTTTCTCGCACAACACGTTGAAGAACTAGATTATGGCTTTGATTTTTATGCACCACAAAGTATTCAAGGGGCTGAAGGCATTTATTATGCCTGGGTGGGCTTGCCTGATTTAACTTACCCGACAGATGAATATCAATGGCACTCGATGTTAAGTTTGCCTCGTCAATTTTCGATAAAACAGGGAAAACTTTATCAACGACCAATCGCTCAAGTGTATGCACAATGCTTGCCAGCAAAACAATATCAGATTGAAGGCAAGCAACAGATTGCTCATTTAGATCAGAGTTATCTCCAATTTAATGCCGAGAATCAGCCTTTCACCCTCTGCTTTTTTGCTAATGAAGCTGGGCAACTGCTGATTTTACACTACCAAGCGGGAATTTTGACTTTAGACAGAACTCACACAAAACAGACCGCACTTATGCAGCAATTTGGTGAACAACGTCATTGTGTTTTAGGCGAATTAAACAAAGTCGAAATTTTCTTTGATCGTTCTATTGTGGAGATTTTTCTCAATGATGGGGAAAAAGTGATGACCTCACGTTTCTTTATTCCTGAACGAGAAAATGCCTTAGATAGCTCTCGCCCGCTCTGCGTTTCTGTGGCAGAATTAAAACCCATTATTTTTACTGGTTAA
- a CDS encoding aminoimidazole riboside kinase produces the protein MGKIWVLGDAVVDLIPEGANAYLRCAGGAPANVAVGIARLGGTTGFIGRVGDDPLGRFMLQTLQQENVCTQHMSLDPQQRTSTVIVELNEGERSFTFMVNPSADQFLDLSDLPHFNSNDWLHCCSIALINEPSRSTTFEAIRRIKAEGGFFSFDPNLRESLWKSSAEMKSVVNQVVALADVLKFSEEELVFLTDSKDLSEATSKLAKRYPEKLIIVTLGKLGATYYLQGESELVSCKPLIPVDTTGAGDAFVSGLLFGISQVENWKNSTALTQIIKQANACGALATTAKGAMSALPNKQQLDAFLAE, from the coding sequence ATGGGGAAAATTTGGGTTTTAGGCGATGCGGTTGTCGATTTAATTCCTGAAGGGGCAAATGCCTATCTACGTTGTGCTGGCGGTGCACCTGCAAATGTGGCGGTAGGTATCGCTCGTTTAGGTGGTACAACTGGCTTTATTGGGCGAGTGGGTGATGACCCGTTAGGACGCTTTATGCTACAAACCTTGCAACAAGAAAATGTCTGCACTCAACATATGAGTCTCGATCCACAACAACGCACTTCAACGGTCATTGTTGAGCTCAATGAAGGTGAACGCAGTTTCACATTTATGGTCAACCCAAGTGCGGATCAATTTTTAGACCTTTCCGATTTACCCCACTTTAACTCAAATGATTGGCTACATTGTTGCTCTATTGCGCTGATCAATGAACCTTCTCGCTCGACTACCTTTGAAGCCATTCGCCGTATTAAAGCAGAAGGCGGTTTCTTCTCTTTTGACCCGAATTTACGTGAATCCTTATGGAAAAGCAGTGCAGAAATGAAATCTGTGGTGAACCAAGTCGTCGCATTAGCAGATGTATTAAAATTCTCTGAAGAAGAATTGGTTTTCTTAACTGATAGTAAGGATTTATCAGAGGCTACCTCGAAACTCGCCAAACGTTACCCAGAGAAATTAATTATTGTGACCTTAGGAAAATTAGGCGCTACCTATTACTTACAAGGTGAAAGTGAATTAGTGTCCTGCAAACCGTTAATCCCCGTTGATACAACAGGTGCGGGGGACGCTTTCGTCAGTGGCTTATTATTTGGGATATCGCAAGTGGAAAATTGGAAAAATTCAACCGCACTTACGCAGATCATTAAACAAGCCAATGCCTGTGGCGCATTAGCTACAACAGCAAAAGGAGCAATGTCTGCTTTACCAAATAAACAACAACTGGATGCCTTTCTCGCCGAGTAA
- the hflD gene encoding high frequency lysogenization protein HflD: protein MANYYDITLALAGVCQAAKLVQQFAEKGEADPNSLEISLKTLLQMAPENTLAVFGGDEKNLKLGLETLLEQMNGSGSDLGRYWISLLALESKLNKNPQAKAELTRRIQYLPTQLEHYELLDDQMLSTLASIYVDLISPLGNQIQVKGSTHHLQQISMHHRIRACLLAGIRSAVLWRQVGGTKWQILFSRRKIARMAKQIYSSL from the coding sequence ATGGCGAATTATTACGATATTACTTTAGCACTGGCTGGTGTCTGCCAAGCCGCCAAGTTAGTCCAACAGTTTGCAGAAAAAGGCGAGGCTGACCCTAACTCGTTGGAAATCAGTTTGAAGACTTTACTACAAATGGCGCCAGAAAACACACTTGCGGTTTTTGGTGGTGATGAAAAAAATTTGAAATTAGGTTTAGAAACCTTACTTGAGCAAATGAATGGTAGTGGTTCTGATCTTGGCCGATATTGGATTAGTTTATTAGCGCTTGAAAGTAAGCTAAATAAAAATCCTCAAGCTAAAGCTGAATTAACCCGCCGTATTCAGTATTTACCTACGCAACTTGAGCATTATGAACTGTTAGATGATCAAATGCTTTCGACACTTGCAAGTATCTATGTTGATTTGATTAGCCCATTGGGTAATCAAATCCAAGTTAAAGGTTCAACCCATCATTTACAACAAATCTCAATGCATCACCGTATCCGTGCTTGCTTATTGGCTGGTATTCGTTCTGCTGTCTTATGGCGACAAGTGGGTGGCACAAAATGGCAGATTTTGTTTTCACGCCGTAAGATCGCAAGAATGGCAAAACAAATTTATTCTTCACTTTAA